The Arthrobacter sp. V1I7 genome includes a region encoding these proteins:
- a CDS encoding ABC transporter substrate-binding protein, whose product MIKLPFKAAAALTAVLALALTGCTGGAPVSGGNSDEKQIRYLLGQPEAPEDLELLKGDIKKFEEQSGIKVKLDVLPVDQLRTVLQTQLRSGDGPDVFNYDTGPGFAGALAQSGLLYDLTDAYKTRNWKIYDFAKDRVTFDGKTVGVPDLIQELGVFYNKEIFSRLGISEPKSFADLQAAAKTIKDAGIVPLAVSDKEGWQGGHLLSMSLASRAGSKGMSDLLNGTTPWTSTDVVAALDAWSQLNKDSYLTPSPPAVSYDNGNALFYSGKAAMTATGSWLITGVQKSATFDVGFMPFPGANDKGIFSAGLGSGTFVSAQTKKSESALKFLDYLQTPEHGRWQVEEVHAIPAFPVETSGTNASPLFAQVLQDTAKIADGSGDFGYSIDTLSTDVFNTALWDGFQGVLTGQKSPEQVSQDLQTAFEKSAAEGK is encoded by the coding sequence GTGATAAAACTCCCGTTCAAAGCGGCGGCCGCGCTCACAGCAGTTCTGGCGCTGGCCCTTACCGGATGCACCGGCGGCGCACCCGTCTCCGGCGGCAACTCCGATGAAAAGCAGATCCGTTATCTGCTCGGCCAGCCGGAGGCACCGGAAGATTTGGAACTACTCAAGGGTGACATCAAGAAGTTCGAGGAGCAGTCAGGCATCAAGGTCAAGCTCGATGTCCTGCCGGTCGACCAGCTTCGCACCGTCCTGCAGACCCAGCTCCGTTCAGGCGACGGCCCGGACGTCTTCAACTACGACACCGGCCCTGGCTTCGCCGGCGCCTTGGCCCAGTCGGGCCTCCTGTATGACCTGACCGACGCCTACAAGACCCGCAACTGGAAGATCTACGACTTCGCCAAAGACCGGGTGACTTTCGATGGCAAGACCGTCGGCGTTCCCGACCTGATCCAGGAACTGGGCGTCTTCTACAACAAAGAGATCTTCTCCCGGCTGGGCATCTCTGAGCCCAAGAGCTTTGCCGACCTCCAGGCTGCTGCGAAAACCATCAAGGACGCGGGAATCGTTCCGCTTGCCGTCAGCGATAAAGAGGGCTGGCAGGGCGGCCACCTGTTGAGCATGTCCCTCGCCAGCCGGGCCGGCTCCAAGGGCATGAGCGATCTGCTCAATGGAACGACTCCGTGGACCTCCACGGACGTCGTCGCGGCACTCGACGCGTGGAGCCAGCTGAACAAGGATTCATACTTGACGCCCTCTCCGCCGGCTGTCTCCTATGACAACGGCAATGCCCTCTTCTACTCCGGCAAGGCCGCCATGACCGCGACAGGGAGCTGGCTCATCACCGGCGTCCAGAAGAGCGCGACGTTTGACGTTGGGTTCATGCCGTTCCCTGGCGCCAATGACAAGGGAATTTTCAGCGCCGGGTTGGGATCGGGCACCTTTGTGTCGGCCCAGACCAAGAAAAGTGAGTCGGCCCTGAAGTTCCTTGACTACCTGCAGACCCCGGAACACGGACGCTGGCAGGTCGAAGAAGTGCACGCCATTCCGGCGTTCCCTGTCGAAACATCCGGCACCAACGCCTCACCGCTTTTCGCGCAGGTCCTCCAGGACACGGCCAAGATCGCAGACGGCAGCGGTGACTTCGGCTACAGCATCGACACCCTGAGTACCGACGTGTTCAACACGGCGCTGTGGGACGGATTCCAGGGGGTGCTGACCGGGCAGAAATCTCCGGAGCAGGTTTCCCAGGATTTGCAGACTGCCTTTGAAAAGTCTGCCGCAGAAGGCAAATAA
- a CDS encoding carbohydrate ABC transporter permease: MSSGISSTTPAVTRRAQTRLGIALITPLMILVAVFFVLPMCSAIYYSFVDFDGINPNPEFVGLDNYTRMFTDPEVWHALGNNAIWIVLGTAAPLAIGLVLALLLWNVKRGNMFYRLAFFLPYVLPGIAIGIVWGWIYDPVNGWLNKALQSFGLGHLATGWLGEPDSALYAVLATAIWASTGFILIIFLSALRNVDTEQIDASRLDGANAAQRLWHIILPQIMPVFLMVTTITLVGGFSVFDIIFIMTGGGPANATNVMGTYAYNSAFKVSDISYGTTLALLITALSVPCAVLLNRLQRRLSLQGTGA; this comes from the coding sequence ATGAGCTCCGGTATCTCCTCGACCACGCCAGCGGTGACCAGGCGGGCCCAAACCCGCCTGGGCATCGCCCTCATCACACCGCTGATGATCCTGGTCGCAGTGTTCTTCGTCCTGCCGATGTGCAGCGCCATCTACTATTCGTTCGTCGATTTTGACGGCATCAATCCGAACCCGGAGTTCGTCGGACTGGACAACTACACCCGCATGTTCACCGATCCGGAGGTCTGGCACGCCCTGGGCAACAACGCAATATGGATCGTCCTGGGCACGGCGGCCCCGCTCGCGATCGGCCTTGTTCTGGCACTGCTCCTGTGGAACGTCAAGCGAGGAAACATGTTCTACCGCTTGGCGTTCTTCCTGCCCTACGTATTGCCGGGCATCGCCATCGGCATTGTCTGGGGCTGGATCTACGACCCCGTCAACGGATGGTTGAACAAGGCCCTCCAAAGCTTCGGCCTCGGACACCTGGCGACCGGCTGGCTCGGTGAACCAGACAGCGCCCTGTACGCCGTCCTGGCGACAGCGATCTGGGCCTCCACCGGGTTCATACTGATCATTTTCCTGTCAGCACTGCGAAACGTTGACACCGAACAGATCGACGCATCCCGCCTGGACGGCGCGAACGCCGCGCAACGGCTGTGGCACATCATCCTGCCCCAGATCATGCCGGTGTTCCTCATGGTCACAACGATCACCCTGGTCGGCGGCTTCAGTGTCTTCGACATCATCTTCATCATGACCGGCGGCGGCCCCGCCAACGCCACCAACGTGATGGGCACCTACGCGTACAACAGTGCCTTCAAGGTGAGCGACATCAGCTACGGAACGACCTTGGCCCTGCTGATCACGGCGCTCTCGGTGCCATGCGCGGTGCTGTTGAACCGGCTGCAACGACGGCTCTCTCTTCAAGGAACAGGCGCATGA
- a CDS encoding carbohydrate ABC transporter permease, protein MIDITVSERDRLQLPEALNRPAATEENAASPRRKTALAGKHVLLIALALISLFPVILIISTALKTEADVRVDPFSLFSSFSLENITTAWTEGHFGEYLGNSLLLTVPSTLLVVVLSTMAGYTFARLPFRGRSVAFYLVVLGLLVPFFTYMIPLYFQLRGLALLDTLAGAILILTSTGVSFGTFFMRAFFSDLPTELEQAARVDGCSEWQIFLKVMLPLVGSGASALGVFTFLQNWNNFLVPLLYLPGGEFRPLTTGLYQFTGGRSIDVGPLAAGTLITILPVIVLFLVMQRQVASGFISGAVKG, encoded by the coding sequence ATGATCGACATCACAGTATCCGAGCGTGACAGGCTGCAGCTGCCCGAGGCGCTGAACCGGCCGGCGGCCACGGAGGAGAATGCCGCGAGCCCGCGGCGGAAAACAGCGTTGGCCGGGAAGCATGTACTGCTGATCGCGCTGGCACTCATTTCGCTGTTCCCGGTCATCCTGATCATCTCCACGGCATTGAAGACGGAAGCGGACGTGCGGGTGGATCCGTTCTCGTTGTTCTCCTCATTTTCTCTGGAGAACATCACGACGGCCTGGACGGAGGGACACTTCGGGGAGTACCTGGGCAACAGCCTCCTGCTGACCGTTCCCAGCACCCTTCTGGTCGTGGTGCTCTCGACGATGGCCGGCTACACCTTCGCCCGGCTGCCGTTCCGCGGCCGGTCGGTGGCGTTCTACCTGGTCGTGCTGGGCCTTCTGGTGCCGTTCTTCACCTACATGATCCCGCTGTACTTCCAGTTGCGCGGCCTCGCGCTGCTGGACACGCTCGCCGGCGCGATCCTGATCCTGACGTCCACGGGTGTGTCCTTCGGAACGTTCTTCATGCGTGCGTTCTTTTCGGACCTGCCTACGGAATTGGAGCAGGCAGCCCGGGTGGACGGGTGCTCCGAGTGGCAGATCTTCCTCAAGGTCATGCTTCCGCTGGTTGGTTCGGGCGCGTCGGCACTCGGTGTCTTCACGTTCCTGCAGAACTGGAACAACTTCCTGGTCCCGCTGCTTTACCTCCCGGGCGGGGAATTCCGGCCCCTCACCACCGGGCTGTACCAGTTCACCGGCGGCCGGTCCATCGACGTCGGCCCGCTTGCGGCCGGCACCCTGATCACGATCCTGCCCGTCATCGTGCTCTTCCTGGTCATGCAGCGCCAGGTCGCCTCCGGCTTCATTTCCGGTGCCGTTAAGGGCTGA
- a CDS encoding zinc-binding dehydrogenase, with amino-acid sequence MGFMVSFTSPRVAEVISEPDPPLGSQEVRLRTLFTGISAGTELASYRGTNPYLSKQWNKEHKLFVDGTSSLSYPLDGVGYEEVGEVVEIGADVTKVAVGDRIWGIWGHRTSTIQTEEYAAARILDRDADPRIGMFSHIGAVALNVVLDADIHIGETVAVFGLGVPGQIVAQLARLNGARVIAVDGIEQRRQLAKDLGADVVLDPSDGDVAAKIRELTGGRGADVCLEISGNYRALHEAIRSVAYSSRVCAAGFLQGDGDGLRLGEEFHMNRVQVVSSQISGPAPSLQHRWDRYRLNRTVIDLAVSGRLRLTELISHTIPLEEAARAFEMLDGNPRDALQVVLSCEASGKEAGE; translated from the coding sequence ATGGGTTTTATGGTCAGTTTCACTTCGCCCCGGGTTGCAGAGGTAATCAGCGAGCCGGACCCGCCCCTGGGAAGCCAGGAGGTGCGGCTGCGGACACTGTTCACCGGCATCTCCGCAGGTACCGAGCTGGCCTCGTACCGCGGCACCAACCCCTACCTGAGCAAACAGTGGAACAAGGAGCACAAGCTCTTCGTCGACGGCACCTCCTCGCTCAGCTACCCGTTGGACGGCGTGGGCTACGAGGAAGTCGGCGAAGTCGTGGAGATCGGCGCCGACGTCACGAAGGTCGCTGTAGGCGATCGCATCTGGGGCATCTGGGGCCACCGGACATCCACTATCCAGACCGAGGAATACGCGGCGGCGCGCATCCTGGACCGCGACGCCGACCCCCGGATCGGCATGTTTTCCCACATCGGAGCGGTCGCACTGAACGTCGTCCTGGACGCCGACATCCACATCGGCGAAACAGTCGCGGTCTTCGGCCTGGGCGTGCCCGGACAGATCGTCGCCCAGCTGGCCAGACTCAACGGCGCCCGCGTCATCGCCGTCGACGGGATCGAACAACGCCGCCAGCTGGCCAAGGACCTGGGCGCCGACGTCGTCCTCGACCCGTCGGATGGCGACGTCGCCGCCAAAATCCGGGAGCTTACCGGTGGCCGCGGCGCAGACGTCTGCCTGGAGATTTCCGGAAACTACCGTGCGCTGCACGAGGCAATCCGCTCGGTTGCCTACAGCTCGCGTGTCTGCGCGGCGGGATTCCTGCAGGGCGACGGCGACGGACTGCGCCTGGGTGAGGAGTTCCACATGAACCGGGTCCAGGTTGTCTCCTCCCAGATTTCCGGGCCGGCACCGTCGCTGCAACACCGATGGGACAGGTACCGGCTGAACCGGACCGTCATTGATCTCGCTGTTTCGGGCAGGCTCAGGCTCACGGAGCTGATTTCCCACACCATTCCGCTGGAAGAAGCCGCCCGGGCGTTCGAAATGCTGGACGGGAATCCCCGGGATGCCCTCCAGGTGGTCTTGAGCTGCGAGGCATCCGGGAAAGAGGCCGGCGAATGA
- a CDS encoding sugar phosphate isomerase/epimerase family protein: protein MNMICVQEQHLPGNSMEEKWETAQEWGFDGIELRGKGDFGFRKRLPELRKAAARGIPMPTVCVEMLHFIGAFDATQRQDAIVQMKSLLDVMAEIGGRGAMTPASYGMFSDRLPPFVAPRSTEEDRAVLIDGLGQLGAHAATLGVELYLEPLNRYENHMVRRLDDAVSLIKEIGLDSVKVAADTYHMNIEEADPAAALLAAGPYIGHVQASDSNRLEPGAGHIDWALFGSTVRAIGYTGPVALESRLSGPAQDVLPASPVLLRRFL from the coding sequence ATGAACATGATCTGCGTGCAGGAACAGCACCTGCCGGGCAACTCCATGGAGGAGAAGTGGGAAACCGCGCAGGAGTGGGGCTTCGACGGGATCGAGCTGCGCGGAAAGGGGGACTTCGGCTTCCGCAAACGGCTGCCCGAACTGCGCAAAGCGGCAGCCCGCGGAATTCCGATGCCCACTGTGTGCGTCGAGATGCTGCACTTCATCGGGGCGTTTGACGCCACACAGCGCCAGGACGCGATTGTGCAGATGAAATCGCTGCTCGATGTCATGGCGGAGATCGGCGGGCGGGGAGCCATGACACCGGCCTCCTATGGAATGTTCTCCGACCGGCTCCCTCCCTTCGTGGCTCCCCGCAGCACCGAAGAGGACCGCGCGGTTCTCATCGACGGGCTGGGCCAGCTGGGCGCGCACGCCGCCACCCTGGGTGTGGAACTGTATCTCGAGCCGCTGAACCGGTATGAGAATCACATGGTCCGCAGGCTCGACGACGCGGTCTCCCTGATCAAGGAAATCGGGCTCGATTCGGTGAAGGTTGCTGCTGATACCTACCACATGAACATTGAGGAAGCAGACCCGGCCGCGGCGCTGCTGGCCGCCGGCCCCTACATCGGACATGTCCAGGCCAGCGACTCCAACCGCCTTGAACCGGGCGCCGGTCACATTGACTGGGCACTGTTCGGTTCCACGGTCCGCGCCATCGGTTACACCGGACCGGTCGCCCTGGAGAGCCGGTTGTCGGGCCCCGCGCAGGATGTCCTGCCGGCGAGCCCCGTACTGCTGCGGAGGTTCCTGTGA